Within the Burkholderia sp. NRF60-BP8 genome, the region TGACGGGCGGCTTCGCGGTGCTGAGCGGCGTGAATCGCTACGCGCTGCGCAACGACGCGTCGAACGGCACGCTGTTCAACCTGTTCCTGAACAACCAGACCTTCGTCGCGGTGCTGCTCGGCACCTTCTGCACGAGTTCGACGCGGGTCGTGCGCTGGACGTCCGTGTGCCTGCTCGTCGTCGATCTGGTGCTGGAGGCGTTGCACGGCGAACAGTTCATGGCCGTGCTGCACGTATGCCTGACCGTCCTGATCCCGTTCATCGCGATCCATGCGATGAACGGCAAGCCGGTGATGCGCTACCTCGGCATCGGCTCGCTCATCGCGCTCGTGATCGGCAGCGTGTCGGTGTTCTACGCGTACCGGGGGCAGGGGCTCGACGTCGCGGAGACGGTGGTGTCGCGGTTTCTCGAACAGGGGCAGGCGTGGTACGTGGTGGACGGCGACGCCCACCTGTTCGGCGCGCCGACGTTCGGGGGCATGGCCGCGTTCGGGCGCTTCGTCGATTCATTGGGCTCGTTCACCGAGCCGACGTTCTTCAGCGATGCGCCGGTGAGCGGGCTGCGCGACCTGATGCTGTCGTACGGCACGCCCGAGATCCTGAAGGCCTACGTGTTCGACGACGTGACGTTCACGATGGGCAACATGGCGGTGCCGGTCTACTGGTTCGGCTATGCGGGCGGCGCGCTGTTCATTGCGCTGACGGGCGCGATCTACGGCGTGGCGAGCGCGATGCTGATCCTGGTCGCGATGCGCGGCGGCGTCGTGATGCTGTGGCTGGCCACGAAGATCTTCGCCTACGCGACCTATGCGATGCAGCAGGGCGATTACTGGACCTTGTTCGGCGCGCGCACGCTGTTCTATCTGGCGATCGCGCTGATCTGGTGGCATTGCGTCGACGCGCGGCGCGTGCATGCCGATGCGATGCGGACGGGGACATCTTGAACGCGTTCGTCAGGCTTCTGTTTTCGTCGTTCGCGGGTGTGGTGTGCGAAAAGATCATCGGTGCGCTCGCGGCGATCGCGAGCAATCACCTGTTTGCGAACATCTACGGCGCGCGGCTGTTCGGCGAGCTGCAGTTCGCGTTGTCGCTGGCCTACGTGATCGGCAGCGTCGCGCTGATTTTCGGCGCACAGGTGATCCAGCCGATCCTCGGCAAGCACCCGCGCCTGCGGCACATGGTCGTCTACCGTGCGTTCCGCCTGCGGCTCACGCTGACGCTGGCCGTCATGCTGCTGTTCATGGGCGTCGTGGTGATCGTCATGCGGCCGTCGAGCGTATCCGAGCTCACGTTGATCGCGGCCTTTGCGCTGATCGTGGAGCCGATCGCGCTCGGTTCGCTGATGGCCTACGCCGAATCGAAGCCGTGGGTGATCACGCGGGCGCGTGCGTACGCCAGCTGTGTGCGGGTGCTGTGGCTGTACATCGCGGCGCACGCGTCGCTCGGCGTGATCGTCGCCGCGTTCGCATGGCCGCTGGAGGCTTGCGTGGCGGCCGCGGCGCCGTTCAGCCGCTATCGCGAGCTGGCGTTGAAGACGCCGAAATCGTTTCGCGGCAGCGCGGCCGTCACGAAAGCGCTGGTCGTGCGCGGGCTGCGGATCTGGCCGGCCATTGCGGCCAGCGTGCTGGTGCTGCGCATGGATCGGCTGCTGCTCGGCGTGCTGGTGTCCAAGGCCGATCTCGGCATCTATGCGTCCGCCGCGTCGCTGGTCGAGCAATGGAATTCGGTCGGCACGACGCTGGCGCTGGCCTTGGCGCCGAGCATGGTCTTTTCAGCGCGGACCGAGCCGCTCGTGCGCGCCAAGGCGTTGAAGCTCGGCCTCTATCTCGGCCTCGTCGGCTGTGTCGCGTGGGTCGGCAGCTACGTCGTCGGCCGCAAGGTGTTCCTGATGATCTACGGGCCCGCGTTCGTGCAGGGCGTGCCGGTGATGATCTACGCGACCGGCTGCGCGATCGCGACGTTCGTCGATGCGGGACTGAGCACGTGGCTCCTGGCCGTGCGGCGCTACCGGCTCATCATGATCAAGCAGGTGCTGATCGTCGCGGCGATCGTCGCCGCGCCGTTCGTCATGCCGCGCACGCTGGTGATGTATGCGCCTTCGACGGGCATCGCGGTATCGCTCGTGGTGTTCTGGTGCGTGGTGCTCGGGAATCTCGCGTTCGCCCGGGAGCGGCCATGAGCCGGCGTGCAGGCGGTCGTTCGCCGCGCCGGCGCGGGCTGGCGGGACAGGGAATCGGGAAGGTATCGGATCGCAGGGGAGGTCGCTCGTGAAAAACCGGGTGCTGATGGTGATGACGCGGGACATTCCGCAGGACGTATCGAACGGACGGGAGCGCACGCTGAGCTTCATCCGGAAGGCAATCGGCGACCACATGGACGTGACCGAATTCAAGATCCGCTCGGTGTTCGAGGACGGCGGCTGGCGCGCGAAGATCGGCGCGGCGGTGCGGGTCGGATGGAGCGTGTTGCGCGGCGCGCCGTGCGCGCTTCAGGTGGCGATGTTCTCGCATCCGCGCAAGCGCACGGCGCTGCTGCGCGCCGTCGAGGCGATCAGGCCGGACGTGATCTATTTCGACGGCATCCGGCTCGTCGATTACGCGATCCTGGTGCGGCGCAGCGTGCCCGGCTGCCGGATCGTCGTGGATTTCGACGATCTCATGTCGCGCCGCGCGAACATCCTGCGCGAGCAGGATTTGCCGTTGTCGGCCGGGTATCTGGAGAAGTCGATTCCGGGGCCGTTCGTCAGGCTCGCCAACGCGAGGCTGGTCCGCAATGCATTCCTCGGCTATGAAGCATTCGCGCTGAGACGGCAGGAGCGCGCGGCGATCGGCTCGTCGCACGCCGTTACGCTCGTATCGACGGAGGACGCGCAGTCGCTGCGGCGGTCCCTCACGAACGACGAGGCCGTGAAGACGCACGTGATCGCGCCGCCGATGCATGCACTGGTGCCGATGCGGCGTCCGGCGGCGCCGTTCCGGTTCGTCTTCATCGGTTCGGACCGGCAGTTGCAGAACCGGCTCGCGATCGAATTCCTCGTGGCGTTGTGGGCGCGGATCCGGCCGGCAACGCCGCTGGTGATCTACGGGCGCATGGCCGGCCGGTACGCGCCCGTGCCGAACGTCGAGTTCGCCGGCTTCGCGCCGACGCAGGCGGAGGTCTACACCGCGTGCTCGATCGCGTTGTGTCCTGCTTTTCTGCGCGGCGGCATCAAATCGAAGGTGCTGGAGGCGGTTTCGTACGGTTGCGTGCCGGTCGGCAACGAAGCCGCGTTCGAAGGGCTTGGATTTCACGACGATGCGCTTGCGATGAGCGACGCGCGACTGGAGCGGTTCGTCGCCGATCCGGCCGCGGATCTGGATCGCGTCGTGGCGGCGGCCATGCGCTTCGCCGCGTATTGCGAGCAGCATTTCAGCATGCCGGTATTCGATCGTCGGTGGCGCGAGCTGATCGCGCCGCCGGCAGGCAGCCCGTCGTGACGGGCGCCGCAACGAAGAGGAGGGCCCCGATGGCGTAATCCGAACGGCTCGCGGCCGGCTGGCTTCCGGACCTTGCATGTGCAGCATGGATACCGGAAAGGGGAAGGCCGGGCGCGGGAGATTTGCCGTCCTGCGGCCGATCGATTCAGCAGTCGGGCCGAAGGGCGCCGTATCCATTCTTCACCGATACCTAATAGAAAATGAGACCGATCATATTTGGCGGACGGTTCGGATGGCTGCATCCGGGCAACGGGACGCGGGGCGTCGTCCTGTGCAACGCGTACGGACACGAATCCGTCTGGAGTCACGACGGCATGCGGAATCTGGCGGATCGCCTGTCCGCGCGCGGGATACCGGTGCTGCGTTTCGATTACCGCGGCACCGGCGATTCCGCCGGGGCCGATGGCGCGAACGACCAGTTCGAAACGGCCGTCGACGACGTGTGCGCGGCCATCGCGCGATTGCGCGAGGAAACCGGCGTGACCCGCGTGACGCTGTGCGGCCTGCGGCTGGGCGCGGCATTCGCGTTGCTCGCGGCGGACCGGGACGACGTCGACCGGCTGGTGCTGCTGGCGCCGGTGGCGAGCGGGCGCAGCTACGTGCGCGAGCTGTCGATCATGCGCAACATTTGGCTCGACCAGTTGCCGGCGCCGCTGCGCGCGGCCCAGCCGCAAGACGCGCCGCTCAACGTGCTCGGGCAGATCTACAGTGCGGCGTTCCGTACGCGGCTCAATGCCTTCGACGCGATCGACGCGTTGAAGGACCGCACGGGTGCGCCGGCATCGGAAACGCTGATCGTCGACATGAGCGCCGGCGGCACCGAAGCGCTGCGCAAGCGGCTCGACGCGCTGGGCGGCAAGGTCGAGCAAAGGC harbors:
- a CDS encoding DUF6418 domain-containing protein, encoding MRTIPADGRTAVLTGVAVSTLFVLALSVNAMLPALGAMEPSATCTLLVAVAGVIALIVVRPVFAVSILYTLVIGLTAFVAGVGIESGGFLRETDIFGVANGAFSRLLSFYVVFIACASFAFERILNARSVHPPIRARMTLQPMSVALGLGLVGAILATGVLAGLTGGFAVLSGVNRYALRNDASNGTLFNLFLNNQTFVAVLLGTFCTSSTRVVRWTSVCLLVVDLVLEALHGEQFMAVLHVCLTVLIPFIAIHAMNGKPVMRYLGIGSLIALVIGSVSVFYAYRGQGLDVAETVVSRFLEQGQAWYVVDGDAHLFGAPTFGGMAAFGRFVDSLGSFTEPTFFSDAPVSGLRDLMLSYGTPEILKAYVFDDVTFTMGNMAVPVYWFGYAGGALFIALTGAIYGVASAMLILVAMRGGVVMLWLATKIFAYATYAMQQGDYWTLFGARTLFYLAIALIWWHCVDARRVHADAMRTGTS
- a CDS encoding glycosyltransferase; this encodes MKNRVLMVMTRDIPQDVSNGRERTLSFIRKAIGDHMDVTEFKIRSVFEDGGWRAKIGAAVRVGWSVLRGAPCALQVAMFSHPRKRTALLRAVEAIRPDVIYFDGIRLVDYAILVRRSVPGCRIVVDFDDLMSRRANILREQDLPLSAGYLEKSIPGPFVRLANARLVRNAFLGYEAFALRRQERAAIGSSHAVTLVSTEDAQSLRRSLTNDEAVKTHVIAPPMHALVPMRRPAAPFRFVFIGSDRQLQNRLAIEFLVALWARIRPATPLVIYGRMAGRYAPVPNVEFAGFAPTQAEVYTACSIALCPAFLRGGIKSKVLEAVSYGCVPVGNEAAFEGLGFHDDALAMSDARLERFVADPAADLDRVVAAAMRFAAYCEQHFSMPVFDRRWRELIAPPAGSPS